One genomic window of Mercenaria mercenaria strain notata chromosome 2, MADL_Memer_1, whole genome shotgun sequence includes the following:
- the LOC123562943 gene encoding uncharacterized protein LOC123562943 — translation MPLLNLEHIDNTENMEIQSRNEHTECKAVCCNIYPDLCNNYKKPKMVETSTQTLDPIKLDHIYSCLYVERTKTASTQCSAPEFSVYCIKNDNDSKFYTGLSLTMFMTLVSTLTKFGKNLPYRISIPNQILLVQIRLRLALIFSDIGRRFGISHQLTSNIFNKWIDIMSEQLSALVVWLPRETIRRTLPASFKNLYPKTTCIIDCPKYIYIQRPFTFKARAQTWSTYKTHNTAKFLIAIAPCGFIMYISHLYGGRASDNYITKHSGFLNFLLPGDEVMADRGFTIGEELCARRVKLIIIPYFCLQW, via the coding sequence ATGCCTCTTTTAAACCTGGAACATATTGACAACACTGAAAACATGGAAATTCAGTCACGTAATGAACATACTGAGTGTAAAGCTGTGTGTTGTAACATATATCCGGATTTATGTAACAACTACAAGAAGCCAAAAATGGTGGAAACAAGCACACAAACACTTGATCCAATTAAATTAGACCACATCTACAGTTGTTTGTATGTAGAAAGAACAAAAACTGCATCAACTCAGTGTTCAGCTCCAGAGTTTTCAGTTTACTGcataaaaaatgataatgacaGCAAGTTTTATACAGGTTTGAGTCTCACGATGTTCATGACATTAGTGTCTACTTTAACAAAATTCGGGAAAAATCTTCCTTACAGAATCAGCATTCCAAATCAGATTCTTTTGGTACAGATACGCCTCCGTCTAGCTCTGATATTTAGTGACATTGGAAGAAGATTCGGTATTTCTCATCAGCTGACCAGTAATATATTTAATAAGTGGATTGACATTATGTCAGAACAGTTATCTGCTTTAGTTGTCTGGCTACCAAGAGAGACCATACGACGTACACTTCCAGCttcatttaaaaatttgtatCCCAAAACGACATGCATTATAGATTGtccgaaatatatatatatacaaagacCATTTACATTTAAAGCAAGGGCACAAACTTGGTCAACTTATAAAACTCATAACACTGCAAAGTTTTTGATAGCAATAGCTCCATGTGGCTTTATTATGTACATCTCCCATTTGTATGGTGGGAGAGCTAGTGataattatataacaaaacaCAGTGGGTTCTTGAACTTTTTATTGCCGGGAGATGAGGTTATGGCAGATAGAGGTTTTACTATAGGGGAAGAACTTTGTGCTCGTAGGGTAAAACTGATTATTATACCttacttttgtctacaatggtaa